A stretch of the Musa acuminata AAA Group cultivar baxijiao chromosome BXJ2-7, Cavendish_Baxijiao_AAA, whole genome shotgun sequence genome encodes the following:
- the LOC103992630 gene encoding pentatricopeptide repeat-containing protein At3g21470-like, whose protein sequence is MPPGHVYVRQLHVSLLSKATQDPLLWTQLFRDYLSHGFPKEALLIYTRNLPNRAHQRILPLVLKACTSLSFVALGQSLHAESVKYGIDHELLVGTSLVSMYCKCHRTTDARRMFEEMPEKNAVTFNAMISGYSMVGEMGSALDLLDRIPGKTPVTWVVLIEGFARIGDTVAARRLFDQITDQLRTVPAWTVMVHGYVINGETDAARTLFDQMPCRNAFVWSSMITGYFKKGDAAEAQRLFDQIPVRNLVNWNALIAGYTQIGCCEKALEAFRRMRRDGFEPDEFTMASLLSACGQLGSLQHGREIHELINGRRIKMNYFVLNGLVDMYAKCGDVERARSIFNGMTKRNASCWNSMISGLASHGQSREALRLFAAMEESEEKPDAITFLVLLSACTHAGFVKEGLEIFAKMDKYGLAAGVEHYGCLIDLLGRAGRVAEAYDVIQKMPMAPNEVVWGALLGACKLHLETEVADKVIRHVGRLNSVAGCDAQYVILSNIYAASEKWQEAEKIRRAMQEHGIQKLPGCSSVVGGEDNRGWKPIFLGLPN, encoded by the coding sequence ATGCCGCCAGGCCACGTCTACGTGAGGCAGCTCCATGTCTCTCTTCTATCCAAAGCAACACAGGATCCACTGCTGTGGACTCAGCTGTTTAGAGATTACCTCTCTCATGGCTTTCCAAAGGAAGCTCTCCTCATATACACCCGAAATCTACCAAACAGAGCCCATCAACGTATCCTGCCTTTGGTCCTCAAGGCATGCACCTCACTCTCTTTCGTCGCGCTTGGACAATCTCTGCATGCGGAGTCGGTGAAGTATGGGATAGACCATGAGCTCCTGGTCGGGACCTCCTTGGTTTCCATGTACTGTAAATGCCATCGAACGACAGACGCTAGAAGGATGTTTGAGGAAATGCCGGAGAAGAATGCGGTGACCTTTAATGCGATGATCAGCGGATACTCCATGGTTGGTGAGATGGGCTCAGCTTTGGACCTCCTCGATCGGATTCCCGGAAAGACTCCGGTGACCTGGGTTGTGTTGATTGAAGGTTTCGCGAGAATCGGTGATACCGTTGCCGCGAGGCGCTTGTTCGACCAGATCACGGACCAGCTGAGGACGGTCCCGGCATGGACTGTTATGGTCCATGGCTATGTTATTAACGGTGAGACGGATGCAGCGAGGACGTTGTTCGACCAAATGCCGTGCAGGAATGCCTTCGTGTGGTCATCGATGATCACAGGGTACTTCAAGAAGGGCGACGCTGCGGAGGCCCAGAGACTGTTCGATCAAATTCCCGTGCGGAACTTGGTGAATTGGAATGCGCTGATCGCGGGTTACACCCAGATTGGATGCTGCGAGAAGGCATTGGAAGCGTTCAGGCGGATGCGGAGGGATGGTTTCGAACCTGATGAGTTCACAATGGCTAGCTTGCTGTCAGCTTGCGGGCAGCTGGGTTCTCTGCAACATGGTAGAGAGATCCACGAGCTGATCAATGGGCGGAGAATCAAGATGAATTATTTCGTGCTGAATGGGCTGGTTGATATGTACGCAAAGTGCGGGGATGTCGAGCGAGCAAGGagcatattcaatgggatgaccAAAAGGAACGCCTCGTGCTGGAACTCCATGATTTCGGGCCTCGCTAGCCATGGTCAAAGCAGAGAAGCTCTCCGGCTTTTCGCGGCAATGGAGGAGTCGGAAGAGAAGCCCGACGCGATCACATTCCTCGTTCTTCTTTCCGCTTGCACGCACGCAGGATTTGTGAAGGAAGGGCTAGAGATCTTCGCGAAGATGGACAAGTACGGATTGGCCGCGGGAGTAGAGCACTACGGGTGTTTGATCGATCTGTTGGGGCGAGCGGGAAGGGTAGCGGAAGCTTATGACGTGATCCAGAAGATGCCGATGGCGCCGAACGAGGTGGTGTGGGGGGCATTGCTCGGAGCTTGCAAGCTGCATCTGGAGACCGAGGTGGCCGATAAGGTGATCCGCCATGTGGGTCGCTTGAACTCGGTTGCCGGATGCGATGCGCAGTACGTGATTCTATCGAACATTTATGCTGCTTCAGAGAAATGGCAAGAAGCGGAGAAGATAAGGAGGGCAATGCAGGAGCACGGAATCCAGAAGTTGCCTGGTTGCAGTTCTGTTGTTGGCGGGGAAGACAATAGGGGTTGGAAACCTATTTTCTTAGGTTTACCAAATTAA
- the LOC135617826 gene encoding NAC domain-containing protein 82-like isoform X2, translated as MAKTNLPPGFRFHPTDVELVWYYLKRKVMGKPFRSEAISEVELYKFAPWELPEKSRLRTRDLEWYFFCHRDKKYSNGSRSNRATDGGYWKATGKDKSVIHNSCTVGMRRTLVFHEGKPPKGTRTNWVMYEYRLESRELVDAGFAQVKLASDTYLKDAYLLCKVFQKSGLGPRIGEQYGAPFNEEDWEDDTAIESSFPLPCVSSCLSAEPLDNQAIQADPVSKQPIASSAVELLSDHDLLDVDGISLEELAEFLNSSPLVENANGKMPDLTIPSMNVNEAAAMDPEGVYNELDDLSTGELISGNIDLIENILNETALCPTLQELDSKQYVELNDLIGDGNPYVSVEPSTPFAPNPSGHWPDLENLNHILDPIPYFDNDVYGGMRGLPHTGPDTTSQHWSPGMQRSDWRFW; from the exons ATGGCTAAGACCAACCTCCCACCGGGCTTCCGTTTTCACCCCACTGATGTTGAGCTTGTTTGGTACTACTTGAAGAGGAAAGTAATGGGAAAGCCTTTCCGGTCTGAGGCTATTTCTGAAGTTGAGCTATACAAATTCGCCCCTTGGGAACTCCCAG AAAAATCTCGGTTGCGCACAAGGGATCTTGAGTGGTACTTCTTTTGCCATCGtgataaaaaatattcaaatggcTCTCGATCAAATCGAGCAACTGATGGTGGTTATTGGAAGGCTACTGGAAAAGACAAATCTGTCATTCACAACTCTTGTACGGTTGGTATGAGAAGGACTCTAGTTTTTCACGAGGGGAAACCACCAAAGGGGACAAGGACTAACTGGGTGATGTATGAGTACCGACTAGAGAGCAGGGAATTGGTTGATGCTGGATTCGCACAGGTTAAGCTTGCTTCCGATACTTATTTAAAG GACGCTTACTTACTCTGCAAAGTATTCCAAAAGAGTGGTCTGGGTCCTAGAATTGGGGAGCAATATGGTGCGCCATTTAACGAAGAGGACTGGGAGGATGACACGGCTATTGAGAGTTCCTTTCCTCTTCCTTGTGTATCTTCTTGCCTGAGTGCAGAACCATTAGATAACCAAGCTATACAGGCGGATCCAGTTAGCAAACAGCCTATAGCTTCCAGTGCTGTTGAGTTACTTTCCGATCATGATCTTCTTGATGTTGATGGAATATCGCTGGAGGAGTTGGCAGAGTTTCTTAATAGCTCTCCACTCGTAGAGAATGCTAATGGCAAG ATGCCTGATTTAACCATTCCTAGCATGAATGTTAATGAAGCTGCAGCTATGGACCCTGAAGGAGTATATAATGAATTAGACGATCTCTCTACTGGGGAATTGATTTCTGGCAATATCGATCTAATTGAAAACATTCTCAATGAAACTGCCTTGTGTCCTACGCTACAAGAACTTGATAGTAAACAGTATGTTGAGCTGAATGATCTTATTGGGGATGGAAATCCCTATGTGTCTGTCGAGCCAAGTACTCCATTTGCCCCAAACCCATCTGGTCATTGGCCTGATTTGGAGAATCTGAATCACATCCTTGATCCAATCCCTTACTTTGATAATGATGTTTATGGTGGTATGCGTGGTCTTCCTCATACAGGACCTGATACAACAAGCCAACATTGGTCACCGGGCATGCAg CGATCAGATTGGAGATTTTGGTGA
- the LOC135617826 gene encoding NAC domain-containing protein 82-like isoform X1: protein MAKTNLPPGFRFHPTDVELVWYYLKRKVMGKPFRSEAISEVELYKFAPWELPEKSRLRTRDLEWYFFCHRDKKYSNGSRSNRATDGGYWKATGKDKSVIHNSCTVGMRRTLVFHEGKPPKGTRTNWVMYEYRLESRELVDAGFAQVKLASDTYLKDAYLLCKVFQKSGLGPRIGEQYGAPFNEEDWEDDTAIESSFPLPCVSSCLSAEPLDNQAIQADPVSKQPIASSAVELLSDHDLLDVDGISLEELAEFLNSSPLVENANGKMPDLTIPSMNVNEAAAMDPEGVYNELDDLSTGELISGNIDLIENILNETALCPTLQELDSKQYVELNDLIGDGNPYVSVEPSTPFAPNPSGHWPDLENLNHILDPIPYFDNDVYGGMRGLPHTGPDTTSQHWSPGMQIGDFGEFVPPLE from the exons ATGGCTAAGACCAACCTCCCACCGGGCTTCCGTTTTCACCCCACTGATGTTGAGCTTGTTTGGTACTACTTGAAGAGGAAAGTAATGGGAAAGCCTTTCCGGTCTGAGGCTATTTCTGAAGTTGAGCTATACAAATTCGCCCCTTGGGAACTCCCAG AAAAATCTCGGTTGCGCACAAGGGATCTTGAGTGGTACTTCTTTTGCCATCGtgataaaaaatattcaaatggcTCTCGATCAAATCGAGCAACTGATGGTGGTTATTGGAAGGCTACTGGAAAAGACAAATCTGTCATTCACAACTCTTGTACGGTTGGTATGAGAAGGACTCTAGTTTTTCACGAGGGGAAACCACCAAAGGGGACAAGGACTAACTGGGTGATGTATGAGTACCGACTAGAGAGCAGGGAATTGGTTGATGCTGGATTCGCACAGGTTAAGCTTGCTTCCGATACTTATTTAAAG GACGCTTACTTACTCTGCAAAGTATTCCAAAAGAGTGGTCTGGGTCCTAGAATTGGGGAGCAATATGGTGCGCCATTTAACGAAGAGGACTGGGAGGATGACACGGCTATTGAGAGTTCCTTTCCTCTTCCTTGTGTATCTTCTTGCCTGAGTGCAGAACCATTAGATAACCAAGCTATACAGGCGGATCCAGTTAGCAAACAGCCTATAGCTTCCAGTGCTGTTGAGTTACTTTCCGATCATGATCTTCTTGATGTTGATGGAATATCGCTGGAGGAGTTGGCAGAGTTTCTTAATAGCTCTCCACTCGTAGAGAATGCTAATGGCAAG ATGCCTGATTTAACCATTCCTAGCATGAATGTTAATGAAGCTGCAGCTATGGACCCTGAAGGAGTATATAATGAATTAGACGATCTCTCTACTGGGGAATTGATTTCTGGCAATATCGATCTAATTGAAAACATTCTCAATGAAACTGCCTTGTGTCCTACGCTACAAGAACTTGATAGTAAACAGTATGTTGAGCTGAATGATCTTATTGGGGATGGAAATCCCTATGTGTCTGTCGAGCCAAGTACTCCATTTGCCCCAAACCCATCTGGTCATTGGCCTGATTTGGAGAATCTGAATCACATCCTTGATCCAATCCCTTACTTTGATAATGATGTTTATGGTGGTATGCGTGGTCTTCCTCATACAGGACCTGATACAACAAGCCAACATTGGTCACCGGGCATGCAg ATTGGAGATTTTGGTGAATTTGTGCCCCCACTTGAATGA
- the LOC135617825 gene encoding pentatricopeptide repeat-containing protein At3g29230-like, with the protein MLGHYGKATLTVFSSLYRAAGAHILQFTQVPFSTIITVMQASYPGKMEQKMLQIIQKVKSLRELKQIHLQIIVHSLGENNFILAKLMDLSSAFHSLNYAMRIFQNARSRNVVVHNTMIKCFVEKGCQNEAFSACNKMRALGIPPNNFTFSFLLKACESLESLKWSKGVHCQILRFGFGCYIFVQNALLGTYARCTKDIDLARQLFDDMSERDVVSWNSIIGAYMERRDMARAMAIFELMPERNVVSWNSVITGLSRIGDMASARSVFDQMPTRNTISWNTLISGYVMSGDVSAAKSIFDQMEDKDVVSWTTMISAYTKIGDLECARKVFDEMPVKNVVSWNAMIAGYNENCRFNEALSMFQLMLLERRFPPDEATLTSVISACAHLGSLEHGNWIHSYIKKNNIHLTIALGNALIDMFAKCGDIKYSESVFKQMPRKCIITWTTMISGLAYNGQCRDALALFKRMSMEGMEVDDVIFIAVLSACTHGGFVEEGQIIYKQMVEKHGIRPRMEHYGCMVDLLGRAGKLEKALKFIQNMPMEPNAVLWATLLSSCVSHGAQELVEFVSQKIVDLEPLSSCYQVLVSNSGAVEGKWDSVVNVRAMMRKEGIKKVPGCSSIQVGGEVHEFLVKDTRHKRRKEIYDALDGLTELMRQLGYTPFRGQLGLLYANADL; encoded by the coding sequence ATGTTAGGGCATTATGGTAAAGCTACTCTTACCGTCTTCTCGAGCTTATATAGAGCAGCAGGTGCACACATTCTCCAGTTTACCCAGGTACCCTTCTCAACTATAATAACTGTCATGCAAGCTTCATATCCGGGGAAGATGGAGCAGAAGATGCTCCAAATAATCCAGAAGGTCAAAAGTTTGAGGGAGCTGAAGCAGATTCATCTCCAGATTATTGTACATTCTCTGGGAGAAAACAATTTTATCCTTGCCAAGCTCATGGATCTCTCTTCAGCTTTCCACTCCCTAAACTATGCCATGCGGATCTTCCAGAATGCTCGAAGCCGGAATGTCGTTGTGCATAATACCATGATAAAATGCTTTGTCGAGAAAGGATGCCAGAATGAAGCCTTCTCCGCTTGCAACAAGATGAGGGCTTTGGGAATTCCACCGAACAACTTCACCTTCTCTTTCCTCCTGAAAGCCTGTGAATCCTTGGAGTCTTTGAAGTGGAGTAAAGGAGTTCATTGCCAAATTCTAAGATTTGGATTTGGGTGCTATATCTTTGTTCAGAATGCCCTCTTAGGTACTTACGCAAGATGTACCAAGGATATTGACTTGGCCCGTCAATTATTTGATGATATGTCTGAAAGGGATGTGGTTTCATGGAATTCGATCATTGGGGCGTACATGGAACGTAGGGACATGGCACGGGCTATGGCTATTTTTGAGTTGATGCCTGAGAGGAATGTTGTTTCTTGGAATTCAGTTATCACGGGTCTTTCTCGGATTGGAGACATGGCCTCAGCTCGATCGGTGTTTGACCAGATGCCAACGAGGAACACTATTTCGTGGAATACCTTGATCTCAGGATATGTGATGAGCGGTGATGTTTCGGCTGCAAAATCGATTTTTGATCAGATGGAAGACAAAGATGTGGTTTCTTGGACAACTATGATATCGGCTTATACCAAAATTGGTGATTTAGAATGTGCAAGGAAGGTCTTCGATGAAATGCCGGTGAAAAATGTGGTTTCATGGAATGCAATGATAGCGGGATACAATGAGAACTGTCGATTTAACGAGGCACTGAGCATGTTTCAATTGATGTTGCTAGAGAGGAGGTTTCCACCAGATGAGGCTACCCTCACCAGTGTCATCTCAGCCTGTGCTCATTTGGGAAGTCTTGAGCATGGAAATTGGATCCACTCCTACATAAAGAAGAACAACATTCACCTAACAATTGCACTGGGAAATGCTcttattgatatgtttgcaaagtGTGGGGACATAAAGTATTCCGAGTCTGTGTTTAAACAGATGCCAAGAAAATGCATCATAACATGGACAACGATGATCTCAGGCTTAGCTTACAATGGGCAATGTAGAGATGCTTTGGCCCTTTTCAAGAGAATGAGCATGGAAGGAATGGAAGTTGATGATGTTATCTTCATTGCTGTTTTATCTGCATGCACACATGGAGGCTTTGTTGAAGAAGGTCAGATCATATATAAACAAATGGTGGAAAAACATGGCATTCGGCCAAGAATGGAGCATTATGGATGCATGGTAGACCTCCTTGGCCGTGCAGGGAAGTTGGAAAAAGCACTCAAATTTATTCAGAACATGCCCATGGAGCCCAATGCTGTTTTATGGGCAACTTTGCTCAGTTCTTGCGTTTCTCATGGAGCTCAAGAGTTGGTAGAGTTTGTCAGTCAAAAAATTGTTGATTTAGAGCCACTGAGTTCTTGCTATCAGGTTCTGGTTTCAAACTCCGGTGCAGTAGAAGGAAAGTGGGACAGTGTTGTGAATGTTCGAGCAATGATGCGAAAGGAGGGAATCAAAAAAGTGCCTGGTTGTAGTTCAATCCAAGTGGGTGGAGAGGTCCATGAGTTCCTGGTCAAGGATACAAGGcacaagaggaggaaggagatctatgatgccttggatGGATTAACAGAGCTAATGAGACAATTAGGCTACACGCCTTTCAGAGGCCAACTTGGCTTGTTGTATGCTAATGCAGACTTGTAG
- the LOC135617826 gene encoding NAC domain-containing protein 82-like isoform X3 yields the protein MAKTNLPPGFRFHPTDVELVWYYLKRKVMGKPFRSEAISEVELYKFAPWELPEKSRLRTRDLEWYFFCHRDKKYSNGSRSNRATDGGYWKATGKDKSVIHNSCTVGMRRTLVFHEGKPPKGTRTNWVMYEYRLESRELVDAGFAQDAYLLCKVFQKSGLGPRIGEQYGAPFNEEDWEDDTAIESSFPLPCVSSCLSAEPLDNQAIQADPVSKQPIASSAVELLSDHDLLDVDGISLEELAEFLNSSPLVENANGKMPDLTIPSMNVNEAAAMDPEGVYNELDDLSTGELISGNIDLIENILNETALCPTLQELDSKQYVELNDLIGDGNPYVSVEPSTPFAPNPSGHWPDLENLNHILDPIPYFDNDVYGGMRGLPHTGPDTTSQHWSPGMQIGDFGEFVPPLE from the exons ATGGCTAAGACCAACCTCCCACCGGGCTTCCGTTTTCACCCCACTGATGTTGAGCTTGTTTGGTACTACTTGAAGAGGAAAGTAATGGGAAAGCCTTTCCGGTCTGAGGCTATTTCTGAAGTTGAGCTATACAAATTCGCCCCTTGGGAACTCCCAG AAAAATCTCGGTTGCGCACAAGGGATCTTGAGTGGTACTTCTTTTGCCATCGtgataaaaaatattcaaatggcTCTCGATCAAATCGAGCAACTGATGGTGGTTATTGGAAGGCTACTGGAAAAGACAAATCTGTCATTCACAACTCTTGTACGGTTGGTATGAGAAGGACTCTAGTTTTTCACGAGGGGAAACCACCAAAGGGGACAAGGACTAACTGGGTGATGTATGAGTACCGACTAGAGAGCAGGGAATTGGTTGATGCTGGATTCGCACAG GACGCTTACTTACTCTGCAAAGTATTCCAAAAGAGTGGTCTGGGTCCTAGAATTGGGGAGCAATATGGTGCGCCATTTAACGAAGAGGACTGGGAGGATGACACGGCTATTGAGAGTTCCTTTCCTCTTCCTTGTGTATCTTCTTGCCTGAGTGCAGAACCATTAGATAACCAAGCTATACAGGCGGATCCAGTTAGCAAACAGCCTATAGCTTCCAGTGCTGTTGAGTTACTTTCCGATCATGATCTTCTTGATGTTGATGGAATATCGCTGGAGGAGTTGGCAGAGTTTCTTAATAGCTCTCCACTCGTAGAGAATGCTAATGGCAAG ATGCCTGATTTAACCATTCCTAGCATGAATGTTAATGAAGCTGCAGCTATGGACCCTGAAGGAGTATATAATGAATTAGACGATCTCTCTACTGGGGAATTGATTTCTGGCAATATCGATCTAATTGAAAACATTCTCAATGAAACTGCCTTGTGTCCTACGCTACAAGAACTTGATAGTAAACAGTATGTTGAGCTGAATGATCTTATTGGGGATGGAAATCCCTATGTGTCTGTCGAGCCAAGTACTCCATTTGCCCCAAACCCATCTGGTCATTGGCCTGATTTGGAGAATCTGAATCACATCCTTGATCCAATCCCTTACTTTGATAATGATGTTTATGGTGGTATGCGTGGTCTTCCTCATACAGGACCTGATACAACAAGCCAACATTGGTCACCGGGCATGCAg ATTGGAGATTTTGGTGAATTTGTGCCCCCACTTGAATGA
- the LOC135617826 gene encoding chitinase 2-like isoform X4, translating to MSTGEAQRSRLQTEIIVYNSYYLVLAVLKVEAMVSIKLLQLSLAAVLLFGCQSCDGKVMMEYIGATGNPVRLSDVPVDPNIDFHFILSFAIDADPSGAPQNGVFSPYWASTLTPTAVRAMKADHPNAKFLASLSGWCLGDKVLRWYNPTDPSSWISNAFASLKSLAAEYHLDGIDIDYEVFPKNDTTFTFCIGELLTQLKEQGVITVATIAPYHDIAWRYAELFRRYGGVIDYVNYQFYTERVSRPSGYQEAFALRAKQFDATKLLPSYEVNGRGIQGDSFFDALRLLECKGFEVNGVMVFSADASSSNGYYYERKSQAFLIDNSTNCDARL from the exons ATGAGCACAGGTGAAGCTCAACGAAGCCGGCTGCAGACAGAAATAATAGTATATAACTCTTACTATCTGGTTCTCGCCGTGCTCAAGGTTGAAGCCATGGTCAGCATCAAGCTCCTGCAACTTTCTCTAGCAGCAGTTCTCCTCTTCGGTTGCCAATCCTGCG ATGGGAAGGTGATGATGGAATATATAGGAGCCACCGGGAATCCGGTGAGGCTCTCCGACGTACCGGTCGATCCCAACATCGACTTCCACTTCATTCTGAGTTTTGCCATCGACGCCGACCCCTCCGGCGCCCCTCAGAACGGCGTCTTCTCCCCCTACTGGGCCTCCACCCTCACCCCAACTGCTGTCCGAGCCATGAAAGCCGACCACCCCAACGCCAAGTTCCTCGCGAGCCTCTCCGGTTGGTGCCTCGGCGATAAGGTCCTCCGGTGGTACAACCCGACCGACCCCTCGTCGTGGATCTCCAACGCCTTCGCCTCTCTCAAGTCACTCGCGGCCGAGTACCACCTCGACGGCATCGACATCGACTACGAGGTGTTCCCGAAGAATGACACAACCTTTACCTTCTGCATCGGGGAGCTGCTCACCCAGCTCAAGGAGCAGGGCGTGATCACCGTGGCCACCATCGCGCCCTACCACGACATCGCCTGGCGCTACGCCGAGCTCTTCCGGCGGTACGGCGGCGTCATCGACTACGTGAACTACCAGTTCTACACCGAGCGTGTGAGCCGGCCGAGCGGATACCAGGAGGCATTTGCGCTGCGGGCGAAGCAGTTCGACGCGACGAAGCTGCTGCCCAGTTACGAGGTGAACGGCAGAGGGATTCAGGGCGACTCGTTCTTCGACGCCCTACGGCTGCTCGAGTGCAAGGGATTCGAGGTGAACGGGGTGATGGTGTTCTCGGCGGATGCTTCCTCGTCCAACGGGTACTACTACGAGAGGAAGTCTCAAGCCTTCTTGATCGACAACAGCACCAATTGTGATGCTCGGCTCTGA
- the LOC103992631 gene encoding probable glucuronosyltransferase GUT1 has translation MGSISRGRNLGPGAGAGALQVPCGRVHQIGALALIAATFLLTRAFDRLSCGVSYGGLASVTSSAALFDRAGSLFWPDRGYGSRLDLKIYVYEEKEIDGLRELMRGRDGRISPDACVKGQWGTQVKIHQLLLKSRFRTIHKQEADFFFVPSYVKCVRMMGGLNDKEINKTYVKILSQMPYFRYSGGRDHIFVFPSGAGAHLFRSWATFLNRSIILTPEGDRTDKRDISAFNTWKDIIIPGNVDDGMTKFYGSNVVQPIPLSKRKHLANFLGRAQGKVGRLRLVELAKQYPDKLESPELQLTGPNKLGRTDYFNHLKNAKFCLAPRGESSWTLRFYESFFVECVPVILSDQVELPFQNVIDYTQISIKWPSTRISTQLLEYLETIPDEVIEAMIARGRQVRCLWVYAPETEPCSAMVGIMWELQRKLRRFHQSGETFWLHNGSVVNRDLVEFHDWRPPVPLP, from the exons ATGGGAAGCATCAGCCGCGGCCGCAACCTCGGGCCGGGCGCCGGCGCCGGAGCACTACAGGTGCCGTGCGGACGGGTCCACCAGATCGGCGCGCTCGCCCTCATCGCCGCCACGTTTCTCCTCACCCGCGCCTTCGACCGTCTCTCCTGCGGCGTCTCCTATGGCGGTCTGGCCTCCGTGACTTCCTCCGCGGCCCTCTTCGATCGGGCCGGCTCCCTCTTCTGGCCCGACCGGGGTTACGGCTCCCGCCTCGACCTCAAGATCTACGTCTACGAGGAGAAGGAGATCGATGGCCTTCGCGAGCTGATGCGCGGGAGGGACGGCCGGATCTCCCCCGACGCCTGCGTCAAGGGCCAGTGGGGAACGCAA GTCAAGATCCACCAACTGCTTCTCAAGTCAAGATTCCGGACAATTCACAAGCAGGAAGCCGATTTCTTCTTTGTTCCGTCGTATGTCAAATGTGTGAGAATGATGGGTGGTTTGAACGATAAAGAAATCAACAAGACATATGTAAAG ATTCTCAGTCAAATGCCATATTTTCGATACTCAGGAGGCCGCGATCACATATTTGTCTTTCCTAG TGGGGCTGGTGCTCACCTGTTTCGCTCTTGGGCAACATTCTTGAATAGGTcaataattctgactccagag gGTGATCGCACCGATAAGCGTGACATTAGTGCTTTTAATACTTGGAAGGATATTATCATTCCTGGAAATGTTGATGATGGAATGACCAAATTTTATGGCTCCAATGTGGTCCAACCTATTCCATTATCAAAGAGGAAGCACTTGGCGAACTTTTTAGGACGTGCCCAGGGTAAGGTTGGTCGCCTTCGATTGGTGGAACTTGCTAAACAATATCCTGATAAG CTGGAATCTCCAGAATTGCAACTCACAGGGCCTAACAAGTTGGGAAGGACTGACTACTTCAATCACTTGAAGAATGCTAAGTTTTGCTTAGCTCCACGTGGCGAGTCATCATGGACACTTCGCTTTTACGAGTCATTCTttgtg GAATGTGTCCCTGTCATCTTATCAGATCAAGTTGAGCTGCCTTTCCAAAATGTGATCGACTATACTCAGATATCCATCAAGTGGCCATCTACTCGGATTAGCACACAACTCTTGGAATACCTAGAGACGATACCAG ATGAAGTGATTGAAGCCATGATAGCTCGTGGGAGACAGGTGAGATGCCTATGGGTATATGCCCCAGAAACCGAGCCATGCTCCGCCATGGTAGGTATCATGTGGGAGCTTCAAAGAAAGTTGAGGCGTTTTCACCAGTCCGGAGAAACATTTTGGCTTCACAATGGCTCTGTCGTTAACAGAGACCTTGTTGAGTTCCATGATTGGAGGCCACCTGTTCCCCTGCCTTGA